The following proteins are co-located in the Camelina sativa cultivar DH55 chromosome 12, Cs, whole genome shotgun sequence genome:
- the LOC104732981 gene encoding zinc finger CCHC domain-containing protein 8-like isoform X1, protein MEAEDGLDLPASSSFGSEVQKSSIESGNRSPEANPIVGNDENVKRNLDMETDLDPIEENLRTVGGQESGEILTEQVDDGINVSVESLVVDEKVGIQKETLIQSATLDVSSAKLGVKRPRTSSDEQQPNVHVTYKHLTRASKQKLESLLQQWSEWEAEYTSLAQNQEKPLESGEETYFPALRVGLQKTSSVSFWIDNQTGPKPLEEFVLVESSTTPLYDREFAIGLNSADGSRNLEGGLEIIDDDPPRCFNCGGYSHSLRECPKPFDRLAVNSARKLQKSKRNQSSSGPRLPSRYYQKPQTGKYDGLKPGTLDAETRQLLNLGELDPPPWLNRMREIGYPPGYLAPKDDHLSGITIFGEEVETRKEIESEDGEILEKAPPPEPEMKKTVEFPGINAPLPENADEWLWEAAPSQRNNSRSDRWQQRTSRGNDYRDDGPLGVESSSYPPRYGSRYDYGYGSKDYSSRSRSPGLDRSVSERSKRDYSFYDADFRERDRDRDRDRNRDRNRDWDRDRDMDRDWDRDTDWDRDRDDRDWSYRLSSRR, encoded by the exons ATGGAAGCTGAGGATGGGCTTGACCTACCAGCTTCAAGCAGTTTTGGTTCTGAAGTACAGAAAAGTAGTATTGAATCTGGGAATAGGTCACCTGAGGCTAATCCTATAGTTGGCAATGATGAGAACGTGAAAAGAAATTTAGATATGGAGACGGATTTGGATCCAATAGAAGAGAATTTGAGAACTGTGGGGGGCCAGGAGTCTGGGGAAATATTAACAGAGCAGGTTGATGACGGTATCAATGTGAGTGTTGAAAGTTTGGTGGTAGATGAGAAGGTGGGTATCCAAAAGGAGACACTAATTCAAAGTGCTACTTTGGATGTTAGTT CAGCTAAATTGGGTGTTAAAAGACCCCGAACATCCTCTGACGAACAGCAGCCTAATGTCCATGTTACTTATAAACACTTGACGAG AGCTAGCAAGCAGAAGCTGGAAAGTTTATTACAGCAATGGTCAGAATGGGAGGCTGAATATACGTCCTTGGCTCAG AATCAAGAAAAACCATTAGAATCTGGTGAAGAGACATATTTCCCTGCCTTACGTGTTGGATTGCAGAAGACTTCATCTGTG TCATTCTGGATCGATAACCAAACTGGCCCGAAGCCGTTGGAAGAGTTTGTTCTAGTGGAAAGTAGCACCACTCCTCTTTATGACCGTGAATTTGCAATTGGTTTAAATTCAGCAGATGGCTCAAGAAACTTGGAAGG AGGATTGGAGATTATTGATGATGATCCTCCACGTTGCTTCAATTGTGGTGGCTACAGTCATTCCTTAAGAGAATGTCCAAAGCCTTTTGATCGGTTAGCGGTTAATAGTGCTCGGAAGCTTCAGAAATCCAAACGAAATCAGAGTAGTAGTGGGCCCCGTCTACCATCGAGATATTATCAAAAACCTCAAACTGGAAAGTATGATGGCTTGAAACCCGGCACACTTGATGCAGAGACACGTCAGCTTCTGAATCTTGGG GAACTAGACCCTCCTCCTTGGCTTAACAGAATGCGAGAAATTGGGTACCCTCCAGGATACTTAG CTCCAAAAGATGACCATTTGTCTGGAATCACTATATTTGGAGAAGAGGTGGAGACTCGGAAGGAAATAGAGAGTGAGGATGGGGAAATTTTGGAAAAAGCACCCCCTCCAGAGCCAGAAATGAAAAAGACAGTCGAGTTTCCAGGAATTAACGCTCCCTTGCCAGAAAACGCAGATGAGTGGCTTTGGGAAGCTGCACCTTCAcagaggaacaatagcagaagCGACCGATGGCAGCAAAGAACAAGCAGAGGAAATGATTACAGAGACGATGGTCCGCTTGGTGTTGAATCATCGAGTTATCCTCCAAGGTATGGCAGTAGATATGATTACGGGTATGGATCAAAAGATTATAGTTCGAGATCAAGAAGCCCGGGGTTAGATAGATCTGTATCCGAAAGAAGTAAGAGGGATTATTCTTTTTATGACGCTGATTTCCGCGAGAGAGATAGAGACAGAGATAGAGACAGGAACAGGGATAGGAACAGAGACTGGGATAGGGACAGGGATATGGACAGAGACTGGGATAGGGACACAGACTGGGATAGGGACAGGGATGATCGTGATTGGTCTTATAGGTTAAGCAGCAGAAGATGA
- the LOC104732981 gene encoding zinc finger CCHC domain-containing protein 8-like isoform X2 produces MEAEDGLDLPASSSFGSEVQKSSIESGNRSPEANPIVGNDENVKRNLDMETDLDPIEENLRTVGGQESGEILTEQVDDGINVSVESLVVDEKVGIQKETLIQSATLDVSSKLGVKRPRTSSDEQQPNVHVTYKHLTRASKQKLESLLQQWSEWEAEYTSLAQNQEKPLESGEETYFPALRVGLQKTSSVSFWIDNQTGPKPLEEFVLVESSTTPLYDREFAIGLNSADGSRNLEGGLEIIDDDPPRCFNCGGYSHSLRECPKPFDRLAVNSARKLQKSKRNQSSSGPRLPSRYYQKPQTGKYDGLKPGTLDAETRQLLNLGELDPPPWLNRMREIGYPPGYLAPKDDHLSGITIFGEEVETRKEIESEDGEILEKAPPPEPEMKKTVEFPGINAPLPENADEWLWEAAPSQRNNSRSDRWQQRTSRGNDYRDDGPLGVESSSYPPRYGSRYDYGYGSKDYSSRSRSPGLDRSVSERSKRDYSFYDADFRERDRDRDRDRNRDRNRDWDRDRDMDRDWDRDTDWDRDRDDRDWSYRLSSRR; encoded by the exons ATGGAAGCTGAGGATGGGCTTGACCTACCAGCTTCAAGCAGTTTTGGTTCTGAAGTACAGAAAAGTAGTATTGAATCTGGGAATAGGTCACCTGAGGCTAATCCTATAGTTGGCAATGATGAGAACGTGAAAAGAAATTTAGATATGGAGACGGATTTGGATCCAATAGAAGAGAATTTGAGAACTGTGGGGGGCCAGGAGTCTGGGGAAATATTAACAGAGCAGGTTGATGACGGTATCAATGTGAGTGTTGAAAGTTTGGTGGTAGATGAGAAGGTGGGTATCCAAAAGGAGACACTAATTCAAAGTGCTACTTTGGATGTTAGTT CTAAATTGGGTGTTAAAAGACCCCGAACATCCTCTGACGAACAGCAGCCTAATGTCCATGTTACTTATAAACACTTGACGAG AGCTAGCAAGCAGAAGCTGGAAAGTTTATTACAGCAATGGTCAGAATGGGAGGCTGAATATACGTCCTTGGCTCAG AATCAAGAAAAACCATTAGAATCTGGTGAAGAGACATATTTCCCTGCCTTACGTGTTGGATTGCAGAAGACTTCATCTGTG TCATTCTGGATCGATAACCAAACTGGCCCGAAGCCGTTGGAAGAGTTTGTTCTAGTGGAAAGTAGCACCACTCCTCTTTATGACCGTGAATTTGCAATTGGTTTAAATTCAGCAGATGGCTCAAGAAACTTGGAAGG AGGATTGGAGATTATTGATGATGATCCTCCACGTTGCTTCAATTGTGGTGGCTACAGTCATTCCTTAAGAGAATGTCCAAAGCCTTTTGATCGGTTAGCGGTTAATAGTGCTCGGAAGCTTCAGAAATCCAAACGAAATCAGAGTAGTAGTGGGCCCCGTCTACCATCGAGATATTATCAAAAACCTCAAACTGGAAAGTATGATGGCTTGAAACCCGGCACACTTGATGCAGAGACACGTCAGCTTCTGAATCTTGGG GAACTAGACCCTCCTCCTTGGCTTAACAGAATGCGAGAAATTGGGTACCCTCCAGGATACTTAG CTCCAAAAGATGACCATTTGTCTGGAATCACTATATTTGGAGAAGAGGTGGAGACTCGGAAGGAAATAGAGAGTGAGGATGGGGAAATTTTGGAAAAAGCACCCCCTCCAGAGCCAGAAATGAAAAAGACAGTCGAGTTTCCAGGAATTAACGCTCCCTTGCCAGAAAACGCAGATGAGTGGCTTTGGGAAGCTGCACCTTCAcagaggaacaatagcagaagCGACCGATGGCAGCAAAGAACAAGCAGAGGAAATGATTACAGAGACGATGGTCCGCTTGGTGTTGAATCATCGAGTTATCCTCCAAGGTATGGCAGTAGATATGATTACGGGTATGGATCAAAAGATTATAGTTCGAGATCAAGAAGCCCGGGGTTAGATAGATCTGTATCCGAAAGAAGTAAGAGGGATTATTCTTTTTATGACGCTGATTTCCGCGAGAGAGATAGAGACAGAGATAGAGACAGGAACAGGGATAGGAACAGAGACTGGGATAGGGACAGGGATATGGACAGAGACTGGGATAGGGACACAGACTGGGATAGGGACAGGGATGATCGTGATTGGTCTTATAGGTTAAGCAGCAGAAGATGA